The Belonocnema kinseyi isolate 2016_QV_RU_SX_M_011 chromosome 10, B_treatae_v1, whole genome shotgun sequence genome has a window encoding:
- the LOC117181442 gene encoding transmembrane and coiled-coil domains protein 2 isoform X3, with protein sequence MASLMVSSSSKNSSRSASPNRGNAPGSQNQQQSPIIVDHTPKTRNAAVHQAGEGSTGSGSSCGGGGGTGMKSSSRQRSPIAVVRTGETMDESNTSINADPEEIGPNVHPPTDEEGESHHHTQSFLSNGSTELISDDVDSSATRVRQAIEHIQSKIARTRELIRIEQTTRDENVNEYLKLAASADKQQLTRIKTVFEKKNQKSAHSISQLQKKLESYTKKLKNYEINGAPASHRQPREVLRDMGQGLKNVGGNIRDGITGFSGSVMSKPREFAHLIKNKFGSADNINTLSRNGDNASVEEEKTHHGSATLPGGCSLGSTHSAAAMKFPSEEGSECSSVTSESGPGSRGQTHTCHGHRDTFSLKSIFSELQEHRENFDRMREKLEGLKTLQQEVSYLSHAVQEERFRCERLEEQINDLTELHQNEVENLKQTITDMEEKVQYQSEDRLRDIHEMLESCQTKIWKMEHQQQQHQQYVTLEGLDNSNARALVVKLINVVLTVLQVILLLVATGAGIMMPFLRTSCTKPHCFMCRVRILTTTFVVLGIVFVLKQWPEVHDVGSHLMRHLKQTLAVK encoded by the exons GCATCAGGCAGGAGAAGGTAGCACGGGCAGTGGTAGCAGTTGTGGAGGTGGGGGTGGTACCGGAATGAAGAGTAGCAGTCGACAGAGATCACCGATTGCCGTAGTACGAACTGGCGAAACCATGGATGAATCAAACACGAGCATAAATGCCGATCCGGAAGAGATTGGACCAAATGTTCACCCACCCACTGACGAGGAAGGA GAATCACACCACCACACGCAATCGTTCCTATCGAATGGCTCAACTGAGTTGATAAGTGACGACGTTGACTCAAGTGCCACGCGAGTTCGTCAAGCTATCGAACATATTCAAAGCAAAATTGCCAGAACTAGGGAACTGATTCGGATAGAGCAAACAACACGAGACG aaaatgtaaatgAATATCTAAAGCTAGCTGCAAGTGCAGATAAGCAGCAGCTGACAAGAATAAAGACtgtttttgagaagaaaaatcaGAAGTCGGCCCATAGCATTTCACAGCTGCAGAAAAAACTGGAAAGTTAcacgaagaaattaaaaaattatgagataAATGGCGCTCCGGCAAGTCATCGACAACCAAGGGAAGTTCTTCGAGACATGGGGCAAGGACTAAA AAATGTGGGAGGCAACATTAGGGATGGAATCACTGGTTTTTCAGg GAGTGTCATGTCCAAGCCTCGCGAGTTCGCACATCTCATCAAGAATAAATTTGGCAGTGCTGACAATATAAATACATTATCGC GTAATGGTGATAATGCTAGCGTCGAAGAGGAAAAGACTCACCACGGTTCAGCTACACTTCCTGGAGGATGTAGTCTAGGATCAACGCACAGTGCAGCAGCTATGAAGTTCCCATCGGAAGAGGGATCTGAATGCTCGAGCGTGACGAGCGAAAGTGGACCCGGAAGCAGAGGGCAAACCCATACTTGTCACGGTCACAGGGACACCTTCAGTCTCAAATCCATTTTCTCTGAGCTTCAGGAACACAGAGAGAACTTCGATCGGATGAGGGAAAAACTTGAGGGTCTCAAG ACTCTTCAACAAGAAGTCAGCTATCTTTCGCATGCGGTGCAAGAAGAACGCTTTCGTTGTGAACGACTTGAAGAACAGATAAACGACCTGACCGAACTTCATCAAAACGAGGTCGAAAATCTCAAACAGACGATCACTGACATGGAGGAAAAGGTTCAGTACCAGAGTGAAGATCGTCTGAGGGACATCCACGAAATGTTGGAGAGCTGTCAGACCAAGATTTGGAAAATGGAACATCAGCAACAACAACACCAGCAATATGTGACCCTCGAGGGTTTGGATAACAGCAATGCGAGGGCATTAGTTGTTAAACTAATTAATGTAGTCCTCACAGTCTTGCAAGTTATTCTCCTTCTTGTGGCCACAGGTGCTGGTATCATGATGCCTTTCCTTCGAACGAG CTGTACTAAGCCTCATTGTTTCATGTGCAGGGTGCGCATACTCACAACGACATTTGTCGTTCTGGGCATTGTGTTCGTGCTCAAGCAGTGGCCTGAGGTGCACGATGTAGGAAGTCACCTTATGCGCCACCTAAAACAGACTCTCGCCGTCAAGTAG
- the LOC117181442 gene encoding transmembrane and coiled-coil domains protein 2 isoform X1, which translates to MASLMVSSSSKNSSRSASPNRGNAPGSQNQQQSPIIVDHTPKTRNAAVHQAGEGSTGSGSSCGGGGGTGMKSSSRQRSPIAVVRTGETMDESNTSINADPEEIGPNVHPPTDEEGESHHHTQSFLSNGSTELISDDVDSSATRVRQAIEHIQSKIARTRELIRIEQTTRDENVNEYLKLAASADKQQLTRIKTVFEKKNQKSAHSISQLQKKLESYTKKLKNYEINGAPASHRQPREVLRDMGQGLKNVGGNIRDGITGFSGSVMSKPREFAHLIKNKFGSADNINTLSHGSTFYVNDTPRAGNGDNASVEEEKTHHGSATLPGGCSLGSTHSAAAMKFPSEEGSECSSVTSESGPGSRGQTHTCHGHRDTFSLKSIFSELQEHRENFDRMREKLEGLKTLQQEVSYLSHAVQEERFRCERLEEQINDLTELHQNEVENLKQTITDMEEKVQYQSEDRLRDIHEMLESCQTKIWKMEHQQQQHQQYVTLEGLDNSNARALVVKLINVVLTVLQVILLLVATGAGIMMPFLRTSCTKPHCFMCRVRILTTTFVVLGIVFVLKQWPEVHDVGSHLMRHLKQTLAVK; encoded by the exons GCATCAGGCAGGAGAAGGTAGCACGGGCAGTGGTAGCAGTTGTGGAGGTGGGGGTGGTACCGGAATGAAGAGTAGCAGTCGACAGAGATCACCGATTGCCGTAGTACGAACTGGCGAAACCATGGATGAATCAAACACGAGCATAAATGCCGATCCGGAAGAGATTGGACCAAATGTTCACCCACCCACTGACGAGGAAGGA GAATCACACCACCACACGCAATCGTTCCTATCGAATGGCTCAACTGAGTTGATAAGTGACGACGTTGACTCAAGTGCCACGCGAGTTCGTCAAGCTATCGAACATATTCAAAGCAAAATTGCCAGAACTAGGGAACTGATTCGGATAGAGCAAACAACACGAGACG aaaatgtaaatgAATATCTAAAGCTAGCTGCAAGTGCAGATAAGCAGCAGCTGACAAGAATAAAGACtgtttttgagaagaaaaatcaGAAGTCGGCCCATAGCATTTCACAGCTGCAGAAAAAACTGGAAAGTTAcacgaagaaattaaaaaattatgagataAATGGCGCTCCGGCAAGTCATCGACAACCAAGGGAAGTTCTTCGAGACATGGGGCAAGGACTAAA AAATGTGGGAGGCAACATTAGGGATGGAATCACTGGTTTTTCAGg GAGTGTCATGTCCAAGCCTCGCGAGTTCGCACATCTCATCAAGAATAAATTTGGCAGTGCTGACAATATAAATACATTATCGC ATGGCTCGACATTTTATGTAAACGATACACCACGTGCAGGTAATGGTGATAATGCTAGCGTCGAAGAGGAAAAGACTCACCACGGTTCAGCTACACTTCCTGGAGGATGTAGTCTAGGATCAACGCACAGTGCAGCAGCTATGAAGTTCCCATCGGAAGAGGGATCTGAATGCTCGAGCGTGACGAGCGAAAGTGGACCCGGAAGCAGAGGGCAAACCCATACTTGTCACGGTCACAGGGACACCTTCAGTCTCAAATCCATTTTCTCTGAGCTTCAGGAACACAGAGAGAACTTCGATCGGATGAGGGAAAAACTTGAGGGTCTCAAG ACTCTTCAACAAGAAGTCAGCTATCTTTCGCATGCGGTGCAAGAAGAACGCTTTCGTTGTGAACGACTTGAAGAACAGATAAACGACCTGACCGAACTTCATCAAAACGAGGTCGAAAATCTCAAACAGACGATCACTGACATGGAGGAAAAGGTTCAGTACCAGAGTGAAGATCGTCTGAGGGACATCCACGAAATGTTGGAGAGCTGTCAGACCAAGATTTGGAAAATGGAACATCAGCAACAACAACACCAGCAATATGTGACCCTCGAGGGTTTGGATAACAGCAATGCGAGGGCATTAGTTGTTAAACTAATTAATGTAGTCCTCACAGTCTTGCAAGTTATTCTCCTTCTTGTGGCCACAGGTGCTGGTATCATGATGCCTTTCCTTCGAACGAG CTGTACTAAGCCTCATTGTTTCATGTGCAGGGTGCGCATACTCACAACGACATTTGTCGTTCTGGGCATTGTGTTCGTGCTCAAGCAGTGGCCTGAGGTGCACGATGTAGGAAGTCACCTTATGCGCCACCTAAAACAGACTCTCGCCGTCAAGTAG
- the LOC117181442 gene encoding transmembrane and coiled-coil domains protein 2 isoform X4, whose protein sequence is MLRHQAGEGSTGSGSSCGGGGGTGMKSSSRQRSPIAVVRTGETMDESNTSINADPEEIGPNVHPPTDEEGESHHHTQSFLSNGSTELISDDVDSSATRVRQAIEHIQSKIARTRELIRIEQTTRDENVNEYLKLAASADKQQLTRIKTVFEKKNQKSAHSISQLQKKLESYTKKLKNYEINGAPASHRQPREVLRDMGQGLKNVGGNIRDGITGFSGSVMSKPREFAHLIKNKFGSADNINTLSHGSTFYVNDTPRAGNGDNASVEEEKTHHGSATLPGGCSLGSTHSAAAMKFPSEEGSECSSVTSESGPGSRGQTHTCHGHRDTFSLKSIFSELQEHRENFDRMREKLEGLKTLQQEVSYLSHAVQEERFRCERLEEQINDLTELHQNEVENLKQTITDMEEKVQYQSEDRLRDIHEMLESCQTKIWKMEHQQQQHQQYVTLEGLDNSNARALVVKLINVVLTVLQVILLLVATGAGIMMPFLRTSCTKPHCFMCRVRILTTTFVVLGIVFVLKQWPEVHDVGSHLMRHLKQTLAVK, encoded by the exons GCATCAGGCAGGAGAAGGTAGCACGGGCAGTGGTAGCAGTTGTGGAGGTGGGGGTGGTACCGGAATGAAGAGTAGCAGTCGACAGAGATCACCGATTGCCGTAGTACGAACTGGCGAAACCATGGATGAATCAAACACGAGCATAAATGCCGATCCGGAAGAGATTGGACCAAATGTTCACCCACCCACTGACGAGGAAGGA GAATCACACCACCACACGCAATCGTTCCTATCGAATGGCTCAACTGAGTTGATAAGTGACGACGTTGACTCAAGTGCCACGCGAGTTCGTCAAGCTATCGAACATATTCAAAGCAAAATTGCCAGAACTAGGGAACTGATTCGGATAGAGCAAACAACACGAGACG aaaatgtaaatgAATATCTAAAGCTAGCTGCAAGTGCAGATAAGCAGCAGCTGACAAGAATAAAGACtgtttttgagaagaaaaatcaGAAGTCGGCCCATAGCATTTCACAGCTGCAGAAAAAACTGGAAAGTTAcacgaagaaattaaaaaattatgagataAATGGCGCTCCGGCAAGTCATCGACAACCAAGGGAAGTTCTTCGAGACATGGGGCAAGGACTAAA AAATGTGGGAGGCAACATTAGGGATGGAATCACTGGTTTTTCAGg GAGTGTCATGTCCAAGCCTCGCGAGTTCGCACATCTCATCAAGAATAAATTTGGCAGTGCTGACAATATAAATACATTATCGC ATGGCTCGACATTTTATGTAAACGATACACCACGTGCAGGTAATGGTGATAATGCTAGCGTCGAAGAGGAAAAGACTCACCACGGTTCAGCTACACTTCCTGGAGGATGTAGTCTAGGATCAACGCACAGTGCAGCAGCTATGAAGTTCCCATCGGAAGAGGGATCTGAATGCTCGAGCGTGACGAGCGAAAGTGGACCCGGAAGCAGAGGGCAAACCCATACTTGTCACGGTCACAGGGACACCTTCAGTCTCAAATCCATTTTCTCTGAGCTTCAGGAACACAGAGAGAACTTCGATCGGATGAGGGAAAAACTTGAGGGTCTCAAG ACTCTTCAACAAGAAGTCAGCTATCTTTCGCATGCGGTGCAAGAAGAACGCTTTCGTTGTGAACGACTTGAAGAACAGATAAACGACCTGACCGAACTTCATCAAAACGAGGTCGAAAATCTCAAACAGACGATCACTGACATGGAGGAAAAGGTTCAGTACCAGAGTGAAGATCGTCTGAGGGACATCCACGAAATGTTGGAGAGCTGTCAGACCAAGATTTGGAAAATGGAACATCAGCAACAACAACACCAGCAATATGTGACCCTCGAGGGTTTGGATAACAGCAATGCGAGGGCATTAGTTGTTAAACTAATTAATGTAGTCCTCACAGTCTTGCAAGTTATTCTCCTTCTTGTGGCCACAGGTGCTGGTATCATGATGCCTTTCCTTCGAACGAG CTGTACTAAGCCTCATTGTTTCATGTGCAGGGTGCGCATACTCACAACGACATTTGTCGTTCTGGGCATTGTGTTCGTGCTCAAGCAGTGGCCTGAGGTGCACGATGTAGGAAGTCACCTTATGCGCCACCTAAAACAGACTCTCGCCGTCAAGTAG
- the LOC117181442 gene encoding transmembrane and coiled-coil domains protein 2 isoform X2: MASLMVSSSSKNSSRSASPNRGNAPGSQNQQQSPIIVDHTPKTRNAAVHQAGEGSTGSGSSCGGGGGTGMKSSSRQRSPIAVVRTGETMDESNTSINADPEEIGPNVHPPTDEEGESHHHTQSFLSNGSTELISDDVDSSATRVRQAIEHIQSKIARTRELIRIEQTTRDENVNEYLKLAASADKQQLTRIKTVFEKKNQKSAHSISQLQKKLESYTKKLKNYEINGAPASHRQPREVLRDMGQGLKNVGGNIRDGITGFSGSVMSKPREFAHLIKNKFGSADNINTLSHGSTFYVNDTPRAGNGDNASVEEEKTHHGSATLPGGCSLGSTHSAAAMKFPSEEGSECSSVTSESGPGSRGQTHTCHGHRDTFSLKSIFSELQEHRENFDRMREKLEGLKTLQQEVSYLSHAVQEERFRCERLEEQINDLTELHQNEVENLKQTITDMEEKVQYQSEDRLRDIHEMLESCQTKIWKMEHQQQQHQQYVTLEGLDNSNARALVVKLINVVLTVLQVILLLVATGAGIMMPFLRTRVRILTTTFVVLGIVFVLKQWPEVHDVGSHLMRHLKQTLAVK; encoded by the exons GCATCAGGCAGGAGAAGGTAGCACGGGCAGTGGTAGCAGTTGTGGAGGTGGGGGTGGTACCGGAATGAAGAGTAGCAGTCGACAGAGATCACCGATTGCCGTAGTACGAACTGGCGAAACCATGGATGAATCAAACACGAGCATAAATGCCGATCCGGAAGAGATTGGACCAAATGTTCACCCACCCACTGACGAGGAAGGA GAATCACACCACCACACGCAATCGTTCCTATCGAATGGCTCAACTGAGTTGATAAGTGACGACGTTGACTCAAGTGCCACGCGAGTTCGTCAAGCTATCGAACATATTCAAAGCAAAATTGCCAGAACTAGGGAACTGATTCGGATAGAGCAAACAACACGAGACG aaaatgtaaatgAATATCTAAAGCTAGCTGCAAGTGCAGATAAGCAGCAGCTGACAAGAATAAAGACtgtttttgagaagaaaaatcaGAAGTCGGCCCATAGCATTTCACAGCTGCAGAAAAAACTGGAAAGTTAcacgaagaaattaaaaaattatgagataAATGGCGCTCCGGCAAGTCATCGACAACCAAGGGAAGTTCTTCGAGACATGGGGCAAGGACTAAA AAATGTGGGAGGCAACATTAGGGATGGAATCACTGGTTTTTCAGg GAGTGTCATGTCCAAGCCTCGCGAGTTCGCACATCTCATCAAGAATAAATTTGGCAGTGCTGACAATATAAATACATTATCGC ATGGCTCGACATTTTATGTAAACGATACACCACGTGCAGGTAATGGTGATAATGCTAGCGTCGAAGAGGAAAAGACTCACCACGGTTCAGCTACACTTCCTGGAGGATGTAGTCTAGGATCAACGCACAGTGCAGCAGCTATGAAGTTCCCATCGGAAGAGGGATCTGAATGCTCGAGCGTGACGAGCGAAAGTGGACCCGGAAGCAGAGGGCAAACCCATACTTGTCACGGTCACAGGGACACCTTCAGTCTCAAATCCATTTTCTCTGAGCTTCAGGAACACAGAGAGAACTTCGATCGGATGAGGGAAAAACTTGAGGGTCTCAAG ACTCTTCAACAAGAAGTCAGCTATCTTTCGCATGCGGTGCAAGAAGAACGCTTTCGTTGTGAACGACTTGAAGAACAGATAAACGACCTGACCGAACTTCATCAAAACGAGGTCGAAAATCTCAAACAGACGATCACTGACATGGAGGAAAAGGTTCAGTACCAGAGTGAAGATCGTCTGAGGGACATCCACGAAATGTTGGAGAGCTGTCAGACCAAGATTTGGAAAATGGAACATCAGCAACAACAACACCAGCAATATGTGACCCTCGAGGGTTTGGATAACAGCAATGCGAGGGCATTAGTTGTTAAACTAATTAATGTAGTCCTCACAGTCTTGCAAGTTATTCTCCTTCTTGTGGCCACAGGTGCTGGTATCATGATGCCTTTCCTTCGAACGAG GGTGCGCATACTCACAACGACATTTGTCGTTCTGGGCATTGTGTTCGTGCTCAAGCAGTGGCCTGAGGTGCACGATGTAGGAAGTCACCTTATGCGCCACCTAAAACAGACTCTCGCCGTCAAGTAG